In a genomic window of Coregonus clupeaformis isolate EN_2021a unplaced genomic scaffold, ASM2061545v1 scaf0585, whole genome shotgun sequence:
- the LOC121582269 gene encoding neuronal acetylcholine receptor subunit alpha-3-like, translating into MNAQFFLIFSTCSFFLFLFSGGSCSEAEHRLFSVIFSSYNQYIRPVENVSDPVIVQFEVSMSQLVKVDEVNQIMETNLWLRHIWNDYKLRWDPKNFGGVEFIRVPSSRIWKPDIVLYNNAVGDFQVDDKTKALLRYNGDVTWIPPAIFKSSCKIDVTYFPFDYQNCTMKFGSWTYDKAKIDLVLIGSTINLQDFWESGEWTIIDAPGYKHDIKYNCCEEIYTDITYSLYIRRLPLFYTINMIIPCLLISFLTVLVFYLPSDCGEKITLCISVLLSLTVFLLVITETIPSTSLVIPLIGEYLLFTMIFVTLSIVITVFVLNVHYRTPKTHTMPCWVRSIFLGLLPRVMFMTRPERDPERLPGPGGVVQQLMPPASRPCVVHTTGTLQGQQKPQALVSTVAASVLPSLAQRQRLFISTELTNLNNLSLGGGGDSVKAGSSFLCREGRCNCCWRQRSTKLPTDTGGGGGGVGSIGTLSGGGGAGIGGVSGGGGGGGSSCSSSESLDVKLMTLSPHFSPEIREAMESVKYIAENMRIQNEAKEVQDDWKYVAMVIDRIFLWVFILVCILGTAGLFIQPLLLFDM; encoded by the exons ATGAACGCCCAATTTTTCCTCATTTTTTCCACCTGTTCGTTCTTTCTTTTCCTTTTTTCGG GAGGCTCCTGCTCTGAGGCAGAACACAGGTTGTTCTCAGTGATATTCTCCAGCTACAATCAGTACATCCGCCCAGTGGAGAATGTGTCTGACCCAGTTATCGTGCAGTTTGAGGTGTCCATGTCCCAGCTTGTCaaagtg GATGAAGTTAATCAGATTATGGAGACGAACCTGTGGCTGAGACAT ATCTGGAATGACTACAAACTGAGGTGGGATCCCAAAAACTTTGGAGGAGTGGAGTTCATTCGAGTGCCTTCCAGCAGGATATGGAAGCCAGATATCGTGCTGTACAATAA TGCAGTAGGAGATTTCCAGGTGGATGATAAGACCAAGGCCCTGCTTCGCTACAACGGGGATGTGACCTGGATCCCTCCAGCCATCTTCAAGAGCTCCTGCAAGATCGACGTCACCTACTTCCCCTTCGACTACCAGAACTGCACCATGAAGTTTGGCTCCTGGACATACGACAAGGCCAAGATAGACCTGGTTCTGATTGGCTCCACCATCAACCTCCAGGACTTCTGGGAGAGTGGCGAGTGGACGATCATCGACGCTCCGGGTTACAAACACGACATCAAGTACAACTGCTGTGAGGAGATCTACACAGACATCACCTACTCTCTGTACATCAGACGGCTCCCTCTCTTCTACACAATCAACATGATCATCCCCTGTCTGCTCATCTCCTTCCTCACTGTGCTGGTGTTCTACCTGCCTTCTGACTGTGGGGAGAAGATCACCCTCTGTATCtccgtcctcctctccctcactgtGTTCCTCCTGGTCATCACCGAAACCATCCCGTCTACGTCGCTGGTCATCCCCCTCATCGGGGAGTACCTCCTCTTCACCATGATCTTCGTCACCCTCTCCATCGTCATCACCGTGTTCGTGCTGAACGTGCACTACCGCACACCCAAGACCCACACCATGCCGTGCTGGGTGCGCAGCATCTTCCTGGGGCTTCTACCCAGGGTCATGTTCATGACCCGGCCGGAGAGGGACCCTGAGAGGCTGCCTGGGCCTGGGGGGGTGGTTCAGCAGCTGATGCCCCCAGCCTCACGGCCCTGTGTGGTCCACACCACAGGCACCCTGCAGGGGCAGCAGAAGCCCCAGGCTCTGGTCTCCACCGTGGCTGCCAGTGTGCTCCCTAGCCTGGCCCAGCGACAGCGCCTTTTCATCAGCACGGAGCTCACTAACCTCAATAACCTTAgccttggtggtggtggtgactcGGTCAAGGCGGGCTCCAGCTTCCTGTGTCGCGAGGGCCGCTGCAACTGCTGCTGGCGCCAGAGGTCCACCAAGCTGCCCACGGACACGGGAGGAGGGGGCGGAGGGGTGGGGAGCATCGGGACCCTCAGTGGAGGAGGGGGTGCTGGGATTGGGGGGGTCAGTGGAGGCGGTGGAGGCGGTGGAAGCTCCTGCTCCAGCTCAGAGTCTCTGGATGTTAAGCTGATGACCCTGTCCCCCCACTTCTCGCCAGAGATCAGGGAGGCCATGGAAAGTGTAAAGTATATCGCCGAAAACATGAGAATACAGAACGAAGCCAAGGAG GTCCAGGACGACTGGAAGTACGTTGCCATGGTGATCGACAGGATATTTCTGTGGGTGTTCATCTTGGTGTGTATCCTGGGGACCGCTGGGCTCTTTATCCAGCCCCTCCTATTGTTCGATATGTGA